A single window of Halodesulfovibrio marinisediminis DSM 17456 DNA harbors:
- a CDS encoding peptidylprolyl isomerase has translation MLDSIRQNSQSWGVKLAFALIVVVFVFWGVGSMNGPSNSAVMATVNDTAIMMPEFKRAYELQMSAIKARFPGIDESQFKQLRMGQQVLQGLIARTLLLQEAERLGMTVTPVELKTEIASIPLFQNAQGEFDPEVYKQMLAAQGMSAGSFERQFKEDLLTKKVRENAAISASVSDEEAREAFVYASEKRSMDYLMYSAVDFFNKATVTDDEIKAFYDTNIDRYAVPAQVTIKYLAITPEGLASTVTVDEAEAEAYYADNKEAFRKDEQADASHILVKLDENASEEAVAAATKKIEKVLKLARSGKDFGELAKEYSEGPSAPTGGALGTFTRGQMVKPFEDAVFSMKDGEISEPVRTRFGLHIIKLNKLEEARTPAFEEVKGQIMTKLAEDKGADKVTATLDAAMEQMLSGKSLEDIAKEQNLTLVTSPEFSLEQAPVAVGVTKEAAEELFAVPAGTTVDTPLEAKNGYIVARVETSKPESSMPLEQVAASIKEQLVADKSVELAFEAAKAASANVLADKLDGQPKVETTPLVDRQGFIPGIGAVQEVAKAVFEADGKKWMGPYKTPSGAVFVRLDKVDQPSEKVWLEAKDEVHKALLQRKKQQMEQSFVKSLADKAEIIIKNQEILDKL, from the coding sequence ATGTTGGATTCCATTCGGCAAAATTCCCAATCCTGGGGTGTTAAACTTGCCTTTGCTCTCATTGTAGTAGTTTTTGTGTTCTGGGGTGTGGGCTCCATGAACGGCCCTTCAAACTCTGCTGTGATGGCCACTGTAAACGATACTGCGATTATGATGCCTGAGTTCAAGCGAGCATATGAACTTCAGATGAGTGCCATCAAAGCGCGTTTTCCTGGAATTGACGAGTCTCAGTTTAAACAGCTGAGAATGGGTCAGCAGGTATTGCAGGGACTTATTGCCCGCACACTCCTGCTTCAGGAAGCAGAACGTCTTGGCATGACTGTTACTCCTGTTGAATTGAAAACAGAGATCGCATCTATTCCTTTGTTCCAGAATGCTCAGGGCGAGTTCGATCCTGAAGTGTACAAGCAGATGCTTGCTGCACAGGGAATGTCTGCCGGTAGCTTTGAACGTCAGTTCAAAGAAGATCTGTTAACCAAAAAAGTTCGTGAGAACGCTGCAATCTCTGCAAGCGTTTCTGACGAAGAAGCACGCGAAGCGTTTGTATACGCCAGTGAAAAACGTTCCATGGATTACCTTATGTACTCCGCAGTTGACTTCTTTAACAAAGCAACTGTTACGGACGATGAGATCAAGGCGTTTTACGATACAAACATCGACCGTTATGCTGTACCTGCTCAGGTAACAATCAAATACCTTGCGATTACTCCTGAAGGTCTTGCAAGCACCGTAACTGTTGATGAAGCAGAAGCTGAAGCATACTACGCTGATAACAAAGAAGCATTTCGTAAAGATGAGCAGGCAGACGCCAGTCATATTCTTGTGAAGCTCGACGAAAATGCATCTGAAGAAGCAGTAGCTGCTGCAACTAAGAAGATCGAAAAAGTGCTTAAGCTTGCACGCAGTGGTAAGGACTTCGGCGAGCTGGCAAAAGAATACTCTGAAGGTCCATCCGCTCCTACTGGTGGTGCTCTTGGTACCTTCACCCGCGGACAGATGGTTAAACCGTTTGAAGACGCAGTCTTCTCAATGAAAGATGGTGAAATCTCTGAACCTGTTCGTACTCGCTTTGGTCTGCACATCATTAAGCTTAACAAGCTTGAAGAAGCCCGTACTCCTGCATTTGAAGAAGTAAAAGGCCAGATCATGACCAAGCTTGCAGAAGATAAGGGTGCAGATAAAGTAACCGCAACTCTTGATGCTGCAATGGAGCAGATGCTTTCCGGTAAGTCTCTTGAAGACATCGCTAAAGAGCAGAACCTTACCCTCGTGACTTCTCCTGAGTTCTCACTTGAGCAGGCTCCTGTTGCTGTAGGCGTTACCAAAGAAGCAGCAGAAGAGTTGTTCGCTGTTCCTGCAGGTACAACTGTCGATACTCCGCTGGAAGCTAAAAATGGCTACATTGTGGCTCGAGTTGAAACTTCCAAGCCAGAATCAAGCATGCCGCTTGAGCAGGTAGCTGCCTCCATCAAAGAACAGCTCGTTGCAGATAAATCTGTAGAGCTTGCATTTGAAGCTGCAAAAGCTGCTTCTGCTAACGTACTTGCTGATAAGCTTGATGGTCAGCCAAAAGTAGAAACTACTCCGCTTGTTGACCGTCAGGGCTTTATCCCTGGTATCGGCGCTGTTCAGGAAGTTGCAAAAGCAGTGTTTGAAGCAGATGGCAAAAAATGGATGGGCCCTTACAAAACCCCATCCGGTGCTGTGTTTGTTCGCTTGGACAAAGTTGATCAGCCTTCTGAAAAAGTTTGGCTGGAAGCAAAAGATGAAGTTCATAAAGCACTTCTCCAGCGCAAAAAACAGCAGATGGAACAGAGCTTTGTAAAATCTCTTGCTGACAAAGCAGAGATCATTATCAAGAACCAAGAAATTCTTGATAAGCTGTAG
- a CDS encoding DUF2188 domain-containing protein: MKRVTFFVRPSGGKWKVKREGAEKEYRVCETKQEGVRVARILAGEFSPAQIIIEKEDGTFQQEWTHTNCSVLFEGRGRSSLKRR; encoded by the coding sequence ATGAAGCGAGTAACTTTTTTTGTCCGTCCTAGTGGCGGAAAGTGGAAGGTCAAAAGAGAGGGGGCGGAAAAAGAGTATCGCGTATGTGAAACAAAGCAGGAAGGGGTTCGCGTTGCTCGTATACTTGCTGGTGAATTTTCACCGGCGCAGATTATTATTGAAAAGGAAGATGGAACATTTCAACAGGAATGGACACACACTAACTGCTCAGTTCTTTTTGAAGGCAGAGGTCGGAGCAGCCTAAAAAGACGGTAG
- a CDS encoding NAD(P)/FAD-dependent oxidoreductase, whose translation MAKLALVGAGHAHMTLMTTINDFIEQGHSVDVIGPGERHYYSGMGPGMLGGTYSSKEISFPVKHMCEEQGATFHVDSCVGVDPEQQIIKLKSGKEISYDVASFNTGSSIVDDLVQPDSKYVYTVKPIEKLQEGRNQIIELADKKSLHIGVVGAGPAGVEVAGNALAAAQEAGANATVRLYHGKNFMKSAPEKVRRLTRSIIEKHGVQLIGGQYVSTVSTGTVTLTDGTVYNDDIIFVAMGVRPRPLFEPSGIPSGPDGGMLVNKYLQSPKFDNLFGGGDCIWFEPQPLDKVGVYAVRQNQVLTDNVMARLSNEPLKEFLPGGDYLLIYNTGKNTGVLHKFGICFNGRLAFLIKDYIDSKFIAKFKPDYDK comes from the coding sequence ATGGCAAAACTCGCACTCGTAGGGGCAGGACATGCCCACATGACACTTATGACCACCATCAACGATTTCATAGAACAAGGTCACTCTGTTGACGTTATCGGTCCGGGAGAACGTCATTACTACTCAGGCATGGGGCCTGGCATGTTGGGTGGAACTTACTCCTCAAAAGAGATCAGCTTCCCTGTGAAGCATATGTGCGAGGAGCAGGGAGCAACTTTTCATGTGGACAGCTGTGTCGGGGTTGATCCTGAACAACAAATAATCAAACTGAAATCCGGCAAAGAAATTTCTTATGACGTGGCTTCATTCAACACAGGAAGCTCCATAGTTGATGATCTGGTTCAACCTGACTCCAAATATGTTTACACGGTAAAGCCTATTGAAAAATTACAGGAAGGAAGAAACCAGATTATCGAACTTGCCGATAAAAAATCATTACATATCGGCGTTGTTGGTGCAGGACCTGCTGGAGTAGAAGTCGCCGGAAATGCGCTAGCTGCAGCACAGGAAGCTGGAGCAAATGCAACAGTCCGTCTCTACCACGGAAAAAATTTTATGAAGAGTGCCCCTGAAAAAGTACGTCGCTTAACACGAAGCATTATTGAAAAACATGGGGTGCAGCTTATCGGAGGCCAGTATGTTTCAACGGTTTCTACTGGCACCGTAACTCTCACAGATGGTACAGTATACAACGACGATATTATCTTTGTTGCAATGGGAGTTCGTCCACGCCCACTCTTCGAACCTTCCGGCATTCCATCCGGTCCTGATGGAGGAATGCTTGTTAATAAGTACCTGCAAAGCCCCAAATTCGACAACCTGTTCGGCGGGGGTGACTGCATATGGTTTGAACCTCAACCGCTAGACAAAGTTGGAGTATATGCAGTTCGACAAAATCAGGTCCTCACTGATAATGTGATGGCACGGTTGAGCAATGAACCACTAAAAGAATTCCTGCCGGGTGGTGATTATCTACTCATTTATAACACTGGGAAGAATACAGGAGTATTGCACAAGTTTGGTATATGCTTCAATGGTCGTCTGGCATTTCTCATTAAAGACTATATCGACTCAAAATTCATAGCCAAATTTAAACCAGACTATGACAAATAA
- a CDS encoding peroxiredoxin, translating into MTTLFPLLGDPLPQIEVKTTHGTMTLPDDMKGNWFILFSHPADFTPVCTTEFVGFQKRIKDFDALNCKLIGISMDQVFAHIKWVEWIKEQTGVQISFPIIADSGEVAEKLGMVHPGKGTNTVRAVFFIDPDGLVRTVFYYPQEVGRNIDEVIRTVKALQTSDRNKVAIPANWPKNELIGDRVIIPPAQTIDDAKIRLDTHEGYDWWFCHKELKEE; encoded by the coding sequence ATGACAACCTTATTCCCATTACTAGGCGATCCGCTTCCGCAGATTGAAGTAAAAACAACACATGGAACAATGACGCTTCCTGATGATATGAAAGGAAACTGGTTTATTCTTTTCAGCCATCCTGCTGACTTTACCCCCGTATGTACTACAGAATTTGTTGGTTTTCAAAAACGCATTAAAGACTTTGATGCACTTAATTGCAAACTTATCGGCATATCCATGGATCAGGTTTTTGCGCATATCAAGTGGGTAGAATGGATTAAGGAACAAACCGGTGTCCAAATCTCCTTCCCTATTATTGCTGACTCTGGTGAAGTGGCCGAAAAACTCGGCATGGTCCACCCAGGCAAAGGCACAAACACTGTCCGTGCGGTTTTCTTTATTGATCCTGACGGGCTTGTTCGTACAGTCTTCTACTACCCACAGGAAGTCGGGCGCAATATTGATGAAGTTATCCGTACCGTAAAAGCATTACAAACTTCAGACAGAAACAAAGTTGCCATACCGGCAAACTGGCCCAAAAACGAACTTATCGGCGACCGTGTTATTATTCCACCTGCACAGACTATTGATGATGCAAAAATCCGGCTGGACACCCACGAAGGATATGACTGGTGGTTCTGCCATAAAGAGCTCAAAGAAGAATAG
- a CDS encoding GGDEF domain-containing protein yields MSLSKDVLFFADQLSNGVMIFSPECEVLYSNPAAQTMWNHGKHDVLEGFATGVGEKTISQYEHPVMQALQSNRSVSQTLLRQRASKQDALQWVKMTANPIRDAGQIKYVLLSLEDVTQSKQVSDILSSRSYMLDQLDVVDSITGLYNSRYAPVLLERTISDVVEQQNSLSVCVFDIDHFTRLNEAQGRRCGDEVLRYLAALLGQHMREGDVMARTGGGEFLVLLPSCSAKEALMRMEAFGAQLRSAELSCTVRPITVSGGIAEMAENEKGAQLVERADSLLYLAKLDGRDKFLTEDVV; encoded by the coding sequence ATGAGTCTGTCTAAAGATGTTTTGTTTTTCGCTGATCAGCTCTCGAATGGTGTTATGATTTTTTCACCCGAATGTGAGGTCTTGTACTCAAATCCTGCAGCACAAACTATGTGGAATCATGGAAAACATGATGTGCTGGAGGGATTCGCTACCGGGGTTGGGGAAAAAACAATTTCTCAATATGAGCATCCGGTGATGCAGGCACTTCAATCAAATCGCTCCGTGTCACAAACTCTTCTCAGACAGAGAGCGTCTAAACAGGATGCTCTGCAATGGGTTAAAATGACAGCGAATCCCATTCGAGACGCCGGACAGATAAAGTATGTACTTCTTTCGCTTGAAGATGTAACGCAGAGCAAGCAGGTGTCTGATATTCTGAGCTCGCGTTCTTATATGCTTGATCAGTTAGATGTTGTGGATTCTATCACGGGGTTGTATAACTCGCGTTACGCACCGGTATTATTGGAAAGAACAATCTCTGATGTCGTTGAACAGCAAAACTCGTTGAGTGTTTGTGTGTTTGATATTGATCATTTCACCCGTCTTAATGAAGCGCAGGGCAGGCGCTGCGGGGATGAAGTATTGCGGTATCTAGCGGCATTACTTGGCCAGCACATGCGTGAAGGTGACGTTATGGCACGTACTGGTGGTGGAGAGTTTTTAGTTCTGCTGCCGTCCTGCAGTGCTAAAGAAGCATTGATGCGGATGGAGGCTTTTGGAGCGCAGTTACGCAGTGCGGAGTTGTCATGCACGGTGCGTCCAATTACCGTGAGTGGTGGTATTGCCGAAATGGCAGAGAATGAGAAAGGAGCACAGCTTGTAGAGCGAGCCGATAGTCTTTTGTATCTTGCAAAGCTGGATGGACGTGACAAGTTCCTTACCGAAGACGTTGTGTAA
- a CDS encoding tyrosine-type recombinase/integrase encodes MGIVRQGENWYVQYRIPNAVGKAPVKEACGKGPEGKRKAEIRDAEITLAKKKGEFNAPITYDKYFMEVAKEYVEELQIKKMSEAYVSNVRRLINKDWRVLFKNKEMNQIIWTDFNPLRNKYAHLAECTAGNYLGMLNAIFNYAEIMDYIPVNPMKKWLGQNKYKSSRRKLTITFNDFARIVEHAQPHLKFALQTLWATGVRPGPTELFKLQWSDVNWESKNIRVRGTKTEGADRVIPLDDDYMDILKQKKQEAKTDYLIEYRGKPIKRKVGKSFAQAVQAAGIKSNVCLYHVRHLYASETLKGKADLRAVAGLLGHRSLKMLTEVYYHELEGERRKAIEAKPKLPKL; translated from the coding sequence GTGGGTATCGTTCGACAAGGTGAAAACTGGTATGTTCAATACCGTATTCCGAATGCGGTTGGGAAGGCTCCAGTGAAAGAAGCATGTGGGAAAGGTCCTGAGGGGAAACGGAAAGCTGAAATCCGTGACGCAGAGATCACGTTGGCAAAGAAGAAAGGTGAGTTCAACGCACCGATAACATATGATAAGTACTTTATGGAGGTCGCAAAGGAATACGTCGAGGAGTTGCAAATTAAGAAGATGAGTGAAGCGTATGTCAGCAATGTTAGGAGGTTGATTAACAAAGATTGGCGAGTGTTATTTAAAAACAAAGAAATGAATCAAATCATTTGGACGGACTTTAATCCGCTCCGGAATAAGTATGCTCATCTTGCTGAGTGTACTGCTGGAAACTATCTCGGCATGTTGAATGCTATTTTTAACTATGCTGAGATCATGGATTACATTCCGGTAAACCCGATGAAGAAATGGTTGGGTCAGAACAAGTATAAATCATCTCGCAGGAAGTTGACGATAACATTTAATGACTTTGCGAGGATTGTGGAGCACGCTCAGCCACATCTGAAGTTCGCATTACAAACTCTGTGGGCAACTGGGGTGCGCCCCGGTCCCACAGAATTGTTTAAACTGCAATGGTCTGATGTTAACTGGGAGAGTAAAAATATTCGTGTCAGGGGTACAAAAACAGAAGGTGCTGACAGGGTGATTCCACTTGATGATGACTATATGGATATTCTGAAACAGAAAAAGCAAGAAGCTAAGACTGATTACCTGATTGAGTATCGAGGTAAGCCAATTAAACGTAAGGTTGGTAAGTCGTTCGCCCAAGCTGTGCAAGCTGCTGGTATTAAGTCTAACGTATGTTTATATCATGTAAGACATTTGTATGCTTCAGAAACTCTTAAGGGAAAAGCTGACCTACGTGCTGTAGCAGGTCTCTTGGGTCATCGCTCGCTTAAAATGTTAACTGAAGTGTACTACCATGAACTCGAAGGTGAACGGCGGAAAGCCATCGAGGCAAAACCGAAACTTCCAAAACTCTAA
- a CDS encoding Cfr10I/Bse634I family restriction endonuclease: MPLTTRLPSGHLQVNKLESFCSLIEATSPPSSKYFSELFREFDHEIRRRHPEIKQGALNNVHGDWYEYLIAVFFNNYSVKHNRNWVAIPLPNVRVYDLAQVYTPRLFNYIEDLRFKLAREQVSLISSNPDFIIVHKDKLDSRLTIKSLCCTDIEHLSCLYRELSGKCELNDIKGYFGVKSTVRPDRRLQLAHEGSLLKAMYAHLQTRDWIINPQGISYYAASTNLTLADKVGLQTVATHSIVTVHDKPKSAVDDAFRVDSIADCYEMASRVL, from the coding sequence ATGCCACTAACCACTCGACTTCCCTCAGGTCACCTTCAAGTCAATAAACTTGAATCATTTTGCTCCTTAATTGAAGCGACCTCTCCCCCATCATCAAAATACTTTTCTGAACTTTTCCGTGAGTTCGATCACGAAATCAGGAGAAGACATCCCGAAATAAAGCAAGGGGCATTAAATAATGTTCATGGAGATTGGTATGAATACCTCATTGCAGTTTTTTTCAACAACTATTCGGTGAAACACAATCGCAATTGGGTTGCCATCCCACTTCCAAATGTTAGAGTATATGACCTAGCTCAAGTCTACACTCCAAGACTCTTCAACTACATTGAAGACTTGCGATTCAAACTTGCCCGTGAACAGGTAAGCCTCATATCCTCAAATCCAGACTTCATCATTGTTCATAAAGATAAGCTTGATTCAAGACTTACTATAAAGTCACTTTGTTGTACCGATATTGAGCATCTTTCTTGTCTCTATCGTGAGCTGAGTGGTAAATGTGAGCTGAATGATATAAAAGGATACTTCGGAGTTAAATCTACAGTTCGTCCAGACCGACGCCTACAGCTTGCACATGAAGGTAGCTTATTAAAAGCAATGTATGCTCATTTACAAACTCGTGACTGGATTATTAATCCGCAGGGTATTTCATATTATGCAGCCTCAACGAATCTAACTCTTGCTGACAAGGTTGGACTACAAACCGTTGCGACACACTCCATTGTAACAGTCCATGACAAACCAAAATCAGCAGTAGATGATGCTTTTAGGGTCGACAGCATCGCAGACTGCTATGAAATGGCTTCACGAGTATTATAA
- a CDS encoding DNA cytosine methyltransferase, whose translation MNIYSFFSGLGFLDLGFEYNGFEIKMVNEVHSPFLNAYAYARNQLNHIVDPATMFNCSIDEFLHEKREFLSDSLEQDRAEGTISGFIGGPPCPDFSVGGKNKGHKGENGILSATYTSLILTHLPDFFVFENVKGLIRTKKHREFYDSLKNKLSQHYNLTDRLLNSIEFSAPQDRERVILIGLKKNTFTTIHSSEELDSLFPWDANKTFPNREAFAFNWPTTSPFVEDSVVEPLEELPVELTVQYWFEQNNVASHPNGKNHFTPRGGLQRFQTVLEGDDSKKSYKRLHRWRYSPTACYGNNEVHLHPYKARRISAAEALAIQSLPTQFSLPPEMSLTNMFKGIGNGVPFIMANALANTLRTFLMAHNG comes from the coding sequence ATGAATATATATTCCTTCTTTTCTGGTCTCGGTTTTTTAGACTTGGGCTTTGAGTACAATGGCTTTGAGATCAAAATGGTAAATGAAGTACATTCTCCATTCCTCAACGCTTATGCCTACGCTAGGAACCAACTGAACCATATTGTTGACCCAGCTACAATGTTTAATTGTAGTATTGACGAGTTCTTGCACGAAAAAAGAGAATTCCTTAGCGACTCCCTTGAACAAGACAGAGCTGAAGGCACGATTAGTGGATTTATTGGTGGTCCTCCATGTCCAGACTTCTCTGTTGGTGGAAAAAACAAAGGGCACAAAGGGGAAAATGGTATCCTCAGTGCTACTTATACTTCTTTAATCCTAACCCATCTTCCAGACTTCTTTGTTTTTGAAAATGTTAAAGGGCTAATTCGAACGAAGAAACATCGTGAATTTTATGATAGCTTGAAAAATAAGCTTTCCCAACACTACAATCTGACTGATCGGCTACTAAATTCTATAGAATTTTCTGCTCCCCAAGACAGAGAACGCGTTATCTTAATTGGTTTAAAAAAGAACACATTTACAACGATCCACAGTTCTGAAGAACTTGATAGCCTTTTTCCGTGGGATGCAAATAAAACTTTCCCTAACAGAGAAGCTTTTGCTTTTAATTGGCCAACAACATCTCCATTTGTTGAAGACTCTGTCGTAGAACCTCTCGAAGAACTTCCAGTAGAATTAACGGTTCAGTATTGGTTTGAGCAAAATAATGTTGCAAGTCATCCTAATGGAAAAAATCACTTCACCCCTAGAGGTGGCTTACAACGCTTCCAAACTGTCCTTGAAGGAGATGACAGTAAGAAATCATATAAAAGATTGCATAGATGGCGTTATTCTCCTACTGCCTGTTATGGAAATAATGAAGTACATCTACACCCATATAAGGCACGAAGAATTTCCGCTGCTGAGGCACTAGCGATCCAATCACTACCGACTCAATTCTCCCTCCCGCCTGAAATGAGTTTAACGAACATGTTCAAAGGAATTGGCAACGGTGTTCCTTTTATCATGGCTAATGCATTAGCAAATACCTTGCGAACTTTTCTTATGGCACACAATGGTTAG
- a CDS encoding very short patch repair endonuclease, protein MDIVSKEKRSEMMSKIRGKNTKPELVVRSLLHSMGYRFRLHRKDLPGTPDIVLPKYKTVIFVNGCFWHGHKGCPIYKPPKSNVQYWEEKIAKNKERDRINTLLLQKLGWKVLEIWECELTDLYTLLSKLRHQL, encoded by the coding sequence ATGGATATTGTTTCAAAAGAAAAACGCAGTGAAATGATGAGTAAAATAAGGGGAAAAAATACAAAGCCAGAGCTTGTTGTTAGGTCGTTGCTACATTCCATGGGATATCGATTTAGACTTCACAGGAAAGACCTTCCGGGAACCCCAGACATAGTCTTACCCAAATACAAGACAGTAATTTTCGTAAATGGATGCTTCTGGCATGGGCATAAAGGATGCCCAATTTACAAGCCCCCGAAGTCTAATGTGCAATATTGGGAAGAAAAAATTGCTAAAAACAAAGAAAGAGACCGAATTAACACCTTGCTGCTACAAAAGTTAGGCTGGAAAGTCCTTGAGATTTGGGAATGTGAACTAACTGACTTATACACACTCTTATCGAAGCTTAGACACCAGCTTTAG